Below is a window of Streptomyces spongiicola DNA.
GGCGCCCGCGACCCGGCCCGTGCGGAAGCGACTTGAGGAGGACGACCGGTGAGTGCTCTGTTCCCCGCCCTGGCGGCGGCCATGCGCGCCACAGCCGGCACGGACGTCACGACCGCCACAGACGTCACGACCGCCGGGGACCGCGGCGTACGGAACCGGCCCGCGCTGCGCTTCGGCGACCGGGAGCTGACGTACGGCGCACTGGCCTGCGCCGCCGGGGCGGCGGCGGAGCGGATCTCCGGGGCCGGCCGGGTCGCGGTCTGGGCCACGCCCACGCTCGAGACGGCCGTCGGGGTGGTGGCGGCGCTGCTCGCGGGGGTGCCCGCCGTACCGCTCAACCCCCGGACGGGAGAGCGGGAACTGGCCCACATCATCCAGGACAGCGCCCCGCGGCTGGTACTGGCCGCCCCTGACGACGAACTGCCGCCCGTGCTGGCCGCCTTGGAGCGGATCGACATCGAGGCGGCGGCCCCCGGGGACAAGGCAGGACCCGGGGACAAGGCAGGACCCGGGAGCATGGCAGGCCCCGGGGGCGCCGCGGGTCACGTGGGCGCCGCGGGTCACGGGAACCCGTCGGGGCCCGTCGTCCGGGCCCTGCCCGCCGAGCCGGGACCGGAGACCGCGGCGCTGGTCGTCTACACCTCGGGGACCACCGGCCCGCCGAAGGGCGCGGTGCTGCCGCGCCGGGCGATCGCCGCCACCCTGGACGCGCTGGCGGACGCATGGGGGTGGACCGGTGACGACGTCCTCGTCCAGGCGCTGCCGCTGTTCCATGTGCACGGGCTGATCCTCGGTGTCCTCGGCCCGCTGCGGCGGGGCGGCGCGGTGCGGCACCTCGGGCGGTTCTCGGCCGAGGGTGTGGGGCGGGAGCTCGGCGCCGGGGCGACGATGCTCTTCGGGGTGCCGACGATGTACCACCGGCTGGCGGAGGCGGTGGACGGCGATCCGGAGCTGGCGAAGTCCCTCGCGGGCGCCCGGCTGCTGGTGTCCGGATCGGCGGCGCTGCCCGTCCACGACCACGAGCGGATCTTCGCGGCGACGGGCCGGCGGGTCGTCGAGCGGTACGGGATGACCGAGACGCTGATGAACACGAGCGTCCGGGTGGACGGCGAGCCGTGTCCCGGATCGGTGGGCCATCCGCTTCCGGGGGTGGAGCTGAGGCTCGTGGAGGAGGACGGGACGGAGATCACCGCGCTGGACGGGCAGGCGGTCGGCGAGATCCAGGTGCGGGGGCCGAACCTCTTCACCGGCTATCTCAACCGGCCGGACGCGACCGCGGCGGCGTTCGACGGCGACTGGTTCCGCACCGGCGACATGGCGGTCCGGGCCCCGGACGGCCAGGTGCGCATCGTGGGCCGCAAGGCGACGGATCTGATCAAGAGCGGCGGCTACAAGATCGGCGCGGGCGAGATCGAGAACGCGCTGCTGGAGCACCCGCAGGTGCGGGAGGCCGCGGTCACCGGCGAACCGGACGACGACCTCGGCGAGCGGGTGGTGGCGTGGGTGGTGCCCGCCGACCCGGCCCGGCCGCCGTCCGGGGACGAGCTGGCCGGGCATGTCGCGTCCCAGCTCGCCCCGCACAAGCGCCCGCGGACGGTCCGCTTCCTCGACGCGCTGCCCCGAAACGACATGGGCAAGATCATGAAGAGGTCCCTCTCCCGTGGCTGACGTGTCGACGGCTCGTGAGGCCGTGGCCCTGGCCTCCGACGACTTCGAGGAGCACCCGCCGGCCGCCGCCGAGGACGCCTCCGGCGACGGCGACGGCGACGGTCCGCTCCGGTGGGCCGGCTACGCGCAGGCACGGGCACGGGCAGCGGAGCGGACCGGTGAGCGGGAGTCCGTCGTATGGGGGACGGCGGACATCGGTGGCCGCCGCGCGGTGCTGGTGTCGTCCGAGTTCCGGTTCCTCGGCGGGTCGCTGGGCCGGCGGGCCGGGGACCTGCTGGAAGAGGCCTACGCCCATGCCCGCGCCGCGCGGCTGCCGCTGGTGTCGCTGGTCGCCACCGGCGGCAGCAGGATGCAGGAGGGCATGGTCGCCCTCGGCCAGCTCCACCGGGTGGCTCGGGCCTCGGCGCTCAACCGCGCGGCCGGTCTGCCGCAGATCGCGGTGCTGCGCGACCCCACCACCGGCGGTGGCTGGGCCACGCTGGGGGCGGGCGCGGACGTGGTCCTCGCACTGCCGGGAGCGCAGGTCGGGTTCGCCGGTTCCCGGGTCAGGCCGGCGGACGCGGACCCGTCGGCGTACACGGCCGAGGGCCAGCTCGCAGCGGGGCACGTCGACGCGATCGTCACCCGGGACCGGCTGCGTCCGGCACTGTCGCTGTGGCTGCGGCTGCTGGCGGGCGGCACCGTGGAGCCGGTGCCGGGCGGAGTTCCCGTCCCGCCGCCGCCGGCCCTTGACGGCGCCTACGGCGCGGCGGCGACCGGCTGGGAGGCGGTACGGCGGGCCCGGGCACCGCACCGGCCGCGCGCGGGGGCGTATCTCGACACCTGGTTCGACGAGCGGGCGGACCTGCACGGCGACCGGTGCGGTGGTTCGGACCCGGGGATGATCTGCGGCTTCGGGCTGCGCGAGGGGCGGGTGGTGGCCTACGCGGCGCAGACCGGGACCGCGACCAGGCCCGCCGGTTACCGCACGGCGGCCCGGCTCATCCGGCTCGCCGACCGGCTCGGGATCCCGGTCCTCACCCTCGTGGACACGCCCGGCGCCGCGAACGACGCCGAGGCCGAGCGGGCCGGGGCGGGTGCGGCCATCGCCGACGTGTTCGCGGCGGTGGCATCGGTGCGCGTGCCGGTGACGACCCTGGTGATCGGCGAGGGCGGTTCCGGCGGGGCGCTGGCGCTGGCCGCCCCGGGCAACACCTGGGTGACCCCCGACAGCTACTTCTCGGTCATCGCGCCCGAACTCGCCGCGGCGATCCTCAAACGCGACCCCTCCGAGACCCCGGCCACCGCGGACCAGCTCCGGCTGCGGCCGCGGGATCTGGTGGAACTCGGGGTGGTACGGGGGATCGTGGCAAGGGCCGAGTGATCCGCGCGGCGGATGCGGCTCCGGCACCGAGTGCGGCGTCACGGCGTCACGGCGATGCGGCCGTGGGGCCGGCAGGGCCGGCAGGGCCACCCCGGCCCATGAGGTGCATCACAGCAACTTAGGTAAGCCTTCCCTCGAGGTGCCGCCCTCTGGTAGACGTGGATGTCGGCCCGCACGGGCACCGCACCGCAGCTCCACCGGAAGTGTCGCTCATGGACCAGGACCGCTCGCCCGACCTCATGCCGTTCGAGATCGACCTGGCCTTCGAGGAGGCCCGGCGCCGGGCCGAGGTGGTGGCCGCGCTGGGGCCCGGCTGGGACCCCGTGGCCGCGCTGGAGGGTGAGGAGGCCGCGTACACGCTCCTCTACTCCGGTCTCGACGCCGAGCAGCAGCGGACCCACGACATGCTCGTCGCCGCCGGTGTCCTGCCGGGAGGAGGCCCGGGCCGTGCGCCTTCCCATTGACCCGCAGGCGGACATCGCCCGCCGCGCCTGGCTGCCCTGCCCCGCCTGCGACGACGCTCGCGACTGCGCCGTCTGCGCGGACCGGCGCAACTGCGTGGAGCACTGGCGCTATCTGATCTCCAATCAGGGCGCGGTGGTCCACCTTCAGTGCCCCGGCTGCACTCATATGTGGTCGGTCGACACCCGCCGCCACGCCAGGCGCCCGGTGGGCGACCCGCCGCCCTGCTGACTTCTCCGGCCACGGCCGGGACGTGGATCTGATCGCCCCCGGTGTGTGCGTCCTCCCCACCTCCGCGAACGGCGGCTACGCCACCCTGTCCGGCATCTCCATGGCCGTCCCGCACACGGCGGGCGGGGCAGCCCTGTACCGGGCGACCCACCCCGGCGCCTCCCCCACCGAAGTGAAGGCGGCCCTCCTCGCGGCAGGCGGCATGGACTGGACCTGGCCTTCGGAGGACGGCGACGACGTCAAGGAGCCGTTGCCGCGACTCGGTTCCTTCCGGCGCACCGGCGTGAGCGCGCGTGGCCTCCGGGACCACCCGGGCCGGAGGAAGGGCCACGCGGCGGAACGGTCGTGCGGCGGACAGGCCGTGCGGTGCCCGGGTGTCCGCAGCGAGGGCCATCCCCGGCACGGACCCCCGGGCACCGCGGCGTCGCGACACCGCGTCACGGCAGGCACGGGGTTACGGCAGGCACGGGGTTACGACGGAACGACGGAACGACGGAACGACGGAACGGAGACAGCGCCGGGGCCGAGGACGCGACGGGGACAAGGTCGGGGACGGGTCGGGGGCAAGGCCGGGGACGGGTCGGGGACAAGGTCGGGGACGGGGGCGCACGGCGGCGTGGGGACAGCGCCGCGGCGGGGCGGCGGGGGCGGGGGCCCGGCGGGTGCCCGGCGGATGCCCGGGCATCCCACCGGCGGGGCGGGCTCACGGCGTGGGCCGGCGGGCGTCGTAGCGTACGAAGCTCCGGCCGCGCAGGGCGAGCAGACCGACCGCCAGGACGCAGGCGAGGCCGCCGCCGGTGACCGTGACCGCGGGCGAGGTGAGGTCCGCGACCGAGCCGGCGAGGAAGTCGCCGAGGCGGGGACCGCCCGCCACGACGACGATGAACACCCCGTGCAGCCGGCCGCGCATCTCGTCCGGCGCGGCCGTCTGGAGCATGGTGTTGCGGAACACCATGGACACCGTGTCGGCGCATCCGGCGAGTGCGAGGAAGACCAGCCCGAGCCAGAGGTTCCTGGTCAGGCCGAACACGGCGATCGCGGCACCCCAGGCCGCCACGGCGAGCAGAATCGCCACCCCGTGCCGACGGACACGCCCCTGCCAGCCGGAGAAGACCCCGCCCAGGAGCGCGCCGACGGCCGGCGCCGCGACGAGGAGACCGGTCGTACGTGCGTCCCCGCCGTACCAGAGCCCGGCCACGGCGGGGAAGAGCGCGCGTGGATGGGCCAGGATCATCGCGCAGAAGTCGGAGAAGAACGTCATGCGGATGTTGGGCCGGGTGGAGAGGAAGCGCAGCCCGTCGAGCACGGACGCCCGCCCGCCCTTCGCCCCGTCGCGGTCGGGCAGCATCGGGGGCAGCCGCCACATCGCGTACAGCGCGGCCCCGAACGCGACGAAGTCGACGGCGTATGCGGTCTGGTAGCCGCCGTGACCGACTATCAGGCCGCCCAGCATCGGGCCGAGGAGCATGCCGGACGTCATCGTCATCGAGGAGAGGGCGTTGGCGGCGGGCAGTTGCTCGGGCGGCAGCAGCCTGGGGATCATCGCGCTGCGGGCGGGCGAGTTCAGCGCGGCGCACACCGCCTGGAGGGCGACCACGCCGTACAGGAACCAGACGTGGTGGAGGCCCGCGAACGCGGCGGCGGCGAGCGCGGCCGACAGACCGGCGGAACCGGCCGCGCTCCACAGCCCGAGCGCGCGCCGGTCCACGGTGTCGGCGACGGCGCCCCCGTACAGACCGAAGACGATCAGCGGGACGAGCGAGAACAGTCCGACGAGCCCGACGGAGAAGGTCGAGCGCGTGATGTCGTACACCTGGAGCGAGATCGCCAGAGTGGTCATGCCCTGGCCGATCCAGGAGACCGTGTTGCCGAACCAGAGCCGACGGAAGTCGGCGGAGGCGCGCAGCGGTGTGAGGTCGGCGAGTACGCGGCGGCCGCGGGCGGGGGTGCCGGGGGTCGCGGGGGTGCCGGGGGTGCCGGGGGTCGCGGGGGTCGCGGGGGTGCCGGGGGTCGCGGGGGTGCCGGGGGCGGTCATGCGGGGTGCGTCGTGCGGAGTGCGGCTATCGGCGGCATG
It encodes the following:
- a CDS encoding acyl-CoA synthetase; protein product: MSALFPALAAAMRATAGTDVTTATDVTTAGDRGVRNRPALRFGDRELTYGALACAAGAAAERISGAGRVAVWATPTLETAVGVVAALLAGVPAVPLNPRTGERELAHIIQDSAPRLVLAAPDDELPPVLAALERIDIEAAAPGDKAGPGDKAGPGSMAGPGGAAGHVGAAGHGNPSGPVVRALPAEPGPETAALVVYTSGTTGPPKGAVLPRRAIAATLDALADAWGWTGDDVLVQALPLFHVHGLILGVLGPLRRGGAVRHLGRFSAEGVGRELGAGATMLFGVPTMYHRLAEAVDGDPELAKSLAGARLLVSGSAALPVHDHERIFAATGRRVVERYGMTETLMNTSVRVDGEPCPGSVGHPLPGVELRLVEEDGTEITALDGQAVGEIQVRGPNLFTGYLNRPDATAAAFDGDWFRTGDMAVRAPDGQVRIVGRKATDLIKSGGYKIGAGEIENALLEHPQVREAAVTGEPDDDLGERVVAWVVPADPARPPSGDELAGHVASQLAPHKRPRTVRFLDALPRNDMGKIMKRSLSRG
- a CDS encoding carboxyl transferase domain-containing protein, producing MADVSTAREAVALASDDFEEHPPAAAEDASGDGDGDGPLRWAGYAQARARAAERTGERESVVWGTADIGGRRAVLVSSEFRFLGGSLGRRAGDLLEEAYAHARAARLPLVSLVATGGSRMQEGMVALGQLHRVARASALNRAAGLPQIAVLRDPTTGGGWATLGAGADVVLALPGAQVGFAGSRVRPADADPSAYTAEGQLAAGHVDAIVTRDRLRPALSLWLRLLAGGTVEPVPGGVPVPPPPALDGAYGAAATGWEAVRRARAPHRPRAGAYLDTWFDERADLHGDRCGGSDPGMICGFGLREGRVVAYAAQTGTATRPAGYRTAARLIRLADRLGIPVLTLVDTPGAANDAEAERAGAGAAIADVFAAVASVRVPVTTLVIGEGGSGGALALAAPGNTWVTPDSYFSVIAPELAAAILKRDPSETPATADQLRLRPRDLVELGVVRGIVARAE
- a CDS encoding DUF6400 family protein yields the protein MDQDRSPDLMPFEIDLAFEEARRRAEVVAALGPGWDPVAALEGEEAAYTLLYSGLDAEQQRTHDMLVAAGVLPGGGPGRAPSH
- a CDS encoding MFS transporter, whose translation is MTAPGTPATPGTPATPATPGTPGTPATPGTPARGRRVLADLTPLRASADFRRLWFGNTVSWIGQGMTTLAISLQVYDITRSTFSVGLVGLFSLVPLIVFGLYGGAVADTVDRRALGLWSAAGSAGLSAALAAAAFAGLHHVWFLYGVVALQAVCAALNSPARSAMIPRLLPPEQLPAANALSSMTMTSGMLLGPMLGGLIVGHGGYQTAYAVDFVAFGAALYAMWRLPPMLPDRDGAKGGRASVLDGLRFLSTRPNIRMTFFSDFCAMILAHPRALFPAVAGLWYGGDARTTGLLVAAPAVGALLGGVFSGWQGRVRRHGVAILLAVAAWGAAIAVFGLTRNLWLGLVFLALAGCADTVSMVFRNTMLQTAAPDEMRGRLHGVFIVVVAGGPRLGDFLAGSVADLTSPAVTVTGGGLACVLAVGLLALRGRSFVRYDARRPTP